A genome region from Microplitis mediator isolate UGA2020A chromosome 4, iyMicMedi2.1, whole genome shotgun sequence includes the following:
- the LOC130667117 gene encoding protein Son-like isoform X2: MADLFDLANLITNVGVDAVKIKQEPDVPEKSSNQILTELFSTFDVDEGIASPVNDDEDEEDSNEADDTADKVKKKKKKSKKKHKHKEKKHKKRNRKNSSDSGSDLEADGAKKKKKHKKKLKRKRSTDFSDSSNSDEPKVKVKRELTSPESSKRNKSERVLNFKIDHPQTVFDLVSDIVSKKEKNDNEFNDIKPDGLKSPELPPISKKADDESEPIVPRLLEKSDQPIKGKILIKDLKNSIIYNETVKEVENKKKEKAARMEDGEISDSNSENRTPTLSPTPPRRDSFDPADPTDDSSIARSSHQVKDLRLVLKHKEKVKKTHDRRGSREERESRSRNDEPRDRGKSHRERSRDKGRSNSHSKDRKSESVYSHSRRRSRSRGREYHRARSNERRFRDRSNDRRSTRSRERRYSNGRSRSEDKGRDRSSRGRSRSKERKERIEIDKKKLLEIARKNAINMIKRGALPLAQQDKAIAAIQAGGKSVDELIDFCKSLSKSEALGELSSVSSDDGASETEKGFHHPFLLKERPNSIIMNIRDSKQLPTKTFQERTTESSTQLRLQFPVSSGQQHRKTENEWIDVTPAPAVKKPEPKKPFISASVQVQTPAFTIIPPVNAPQVPAPIAQALVPVPVPAPVPVPAPVPAVTATSLVPVAPIQTPLAIMSAPVEMPTAAQPMSQSVPTNSVFPQALSENIDIGTIVSQRLAAMRKLKENPNDVQALNEIYQAQNEMKTWAESKQMPGQFTGSTGVKVLSAAELTSGYQTWARKATTGTLNCLIVEAVILSSCLHPPEGLLQALNSREEPSSAA, from the exons atggcTGACTTATTTGACTTGGCGAATTTGATAACAAACGTTGGGGTTGATGCTGTTAAAATAAAGCAAGAGCCTGATGTGCCAGAAAAATCATCAAACCAAATACTTACTGAACTTTTTAGCACTTTTGATGTTGACGAAGGCATTGCATCGCCGGTAAATGACGACGAGGATGAGGAAGACAGTAATGAAGCTGATGACACCGCGGATAAGgtaaagaagaagaaaaaaaaaagtaagaaaaaacataaacataaagaaaaaaaacacaagaaacgaaacagaaaaaattcatCTGACAGCGGCAGTGATTTGGAAGCTGATG gcgccaagaagaaaaagaaacacaagaaaaaattaaaacgtaaGAGATCGACGGATTTTAGTGACTCGTCGAATTCAGATGAACCCAAAGTTAAAGTGAAAAGAGAACTGACATCACCGGAAAGTAGTAAGAGAAATAAAAGTGAACGAGTTCTTAACTTCAAAATAGATCATCCGCAGACAGTATTTGATTTAGTGTCTGATATTGTttcgaaaaaagaaaaaaatgataacgaGTTTAATGATATTAAGCCGGATGGTTTAAAGAGTCCGGAATTGCCGCCTATTTCTAAAAAAGCTGATGATGAATCCGAGCCAATTGTCCCAAGATTACttg AAAAATCAGATCAACCTATCAAGGGAAAAATCttaataaaagatttaaaaaatagtataatttACAATGAAACGGTAAAagaagttgaaaataaaaagaaagaaaaggCTGCTCGTATGGAAGATGGTGAAATATCGGACAGTAATTCGGAAAATCGAACTCCGACATTGAGTCCAACTCCGCCGCGGCGGGATTCTTTTGATCCAGCGGACCCGACAGATGATTCATCAATAGCACGATCTAGTCACCAAGTTAAAGACCTCAGATTAGTATTAAAGCACAAGGAGAAGGTTAAAAAAACTCATGACCGCCGTGGGAGTCGCGAAGAGCGCGAATCCCGATCGCGAAATGACGAGCCGAGGGACCGCGGGAAAAGTCATCGAGAGCGGAGCAGAGACAAGGGCCGCAGTAACAGTCATTCTAAGGACAGAAAATCGGAATCCGTGTACTCGCACTCGCGTAGACGAAGCAGGAGTCGCGGGCGTGAATATCACAGAGCTAGGAGCAATGAGAGAAGGTTTAGGGACAGGAGCAACGACAGAAGATCGACTCGTAGCAGAGAACGTCGGTATTCAAACGGAAGGAGTCGGAGTGAAGATAAAGGACGCGATAGATCTTCTAGGGGTCGCAGTCGTAGCAAAGAGAGAaa agaaAGAAtagaaatagataaaaaaaaattattagaaattgcCAGAAAAAATGCAATTAATATGATAAAACGCGGAGCACTTCCGTTAGCGCAGCAGGACAAAGCAATAGCTGCTATTCAAGCTGGTGGAAAATCTGTTGATGAACTTattg ATTTTTGTAAGTCGCTGTCCAAGTCAGAAGCGCTTGGAGAACTATCAAGTGTTTCGTCCGATGACGGTGCTAGTGAGACAGAGAAAGGTTTTCATCatccatttttattaaaagaacgacctaattcaataataatgaatatcaGAGACTCGAAGCAGTTGCCTACTAAAACCTTCCAAGAAAGAACGACGGAGTCTTCTACTCAACTGCGATTACAGTTTCCGGTATCGAGTGGTCAGCAGCACAGAAAAACTG aaaatgaGTGGATAGACGTAACACCAGCACCGGCGGTTAAGAAACCCGAGCCTAAAAAGCCTTTCATATCAGCCTCAGTTCAAGTCCAAACGCCGGCATTTACGATAATACCACCAGTTAATGCTCCTCAAGTACCAGCACCAATCGCTCAAGCTCTAGTTCCAGTTCCAGTTCCAGCACCAGTACCAGTACCAGCACCAGTACCAGCTGTTACCGCAACTAGTCTTGTTCCAGTTGCTCCGATTCAAACGCCGCTTGCTATAATGTCTGCACCCGTAGAAATGCCGACAGCTGCACAACCGATGTCACAATCAGTACCCACTAATTCTGTTTTTCCTCAAGCTCTTTCTGAG aACATTGATATCGGGACGATTGTTTCCCAGCGTTTAGCTGCTATGAGAAAACTCAAAGAAAATCCGAATGACGTCCAAGCGCTCAATGAAATCTATCAGGCACAAAATGAA ATGAAAACATGGGCAGAGAGCAAACAGATGCCAGGTCAGTTTACTGGTAGCACTGGAGTAAAAGTTCTCTCAGCAGCAGAATTAACTTCAGGCTATCAAACTTGGGCTCGCAAG
- the LOC130667117 gene encoding protein Son-like isoform X3 encodes MADLFDLANLITNVGVDAVKIKQEPDVPEKSSNQILTELFSTFDVDEGIASPVNDDEDEEDSNEADDTADKVKKKKKKSKKKHKHKEKKHKKRNRKNSSDSGSDLEADGAKKKKKHKKKLKRKRSTDFSDSSNSDEPKVKVKRELTSPESSKRNKSERVLNFKIDHPQTVFDLVSDIVSKKEKNDNEFNDIKPDGLKSPELPPISKKADDESEPIVPRLLEKSDQPIKGKILIKDLKNSIIYNETVKEVENKKKEKAARMEDGEISDSNSENRTPTLSPTPPRRDSFDPADPTDDSSIARSSHQVKDLRLVLKHKEKVKKTHDRRGSREERESRSRNDEPRDRGKSHRERSRDKGRSNSHSKDRKSESVYSHSRRRSRSRGREYHRARSNERRFRDRSNDRRSTRSRERRYSNGRSRSEDKGRDRSSRGRSRSKERKERIEIDKKKLLEIARKNAINMIKRGALPLAQQDKAIAAIQAGGKSVDELIDFCKSLSKSEALGELSSVSSDDGASETEKGFHHPFLLKERPNSIIMNIRDSKQLPTKTFQERTTESSTQLRLQFPVSSGQQHRKTENEWIDVTPAPAVKKPEPKKPFISASVQVQTPAFTIIPPVNAPQVPAPIAQALVPVPVPAPVPVPAPVPAVTATSLVPVAPIQTPLAIMSAPVEMPTAAQPMSQSVPTNSVFPQALSENIDIGTIVSQRLAAMRKLKENPNDVQALNEIYQAQNEMKTWAESKQMPGQFTGSTGVKVLSAAELTSGYQTWARKALNSREEPSSAA; translated from the exons atggcTGACTTATTTGACTTGGCGAATTTGATAACAAACGTTGGGGTTGATGCTGTTAAAATAAAGCAAGAGCCTGATGTGCCAGAAAAATCATCAAACCAAATACTTACTGAACTTTTTAGCACTTTTGATGTTGACGAAGGCATTGCATCGCCGGTAAATGACGACGAGGATGAGGAAGACAGTAATGAAGCTGATGACACCGCGGATAAGgtaaagaagaagaaaaaaaaaagtaagaaaaaacataaacataaagaaaaaaaacacaagaaacgaaacagaaaaaattcatCTGACAGCGGCAGTGATTTGGAAGCTGATG gcgccaagaagaaaaagaaacacaagaaaaaattaaaacgtaaGAGATCGACGGATTTTAGTGACTCGTCGAATTCAGATGAACCCAAAGTTAAAGTGAAAAGAGAACTGACATCACCGGAAAGTAGTAAGAGAAATAAAAGTGAACGAGTTCTTAACTTCAAAATAGATCATCCGCAGACAGTATTTGATTTAGTGTCTGATATTGTttcgaaaaaagaaaaaaatgataacgaGTTTAATGATATTAAGCCGGATGGTTTAAAGAGTCCGGAATTGCCGCCTATTTCTAAAAAAGCTGATGATGAATCCGAGCCAATTGTCCCAAGATTACttg AAAAATCAGATCAACCTATCAAGGGAAAAATCttaataaaagatttaaaaaatagtataatttACAATGAAACGGTAAAagaagttgaaaataaaaagaaagaaaaggCTGCTCGTATGGAAGATGGTGAAATATCGGACAGTAATTCGGAAAATCGAACTCCGACATTGAGTCCAACTCCGCCGCGGCGGGATTCTTTTGATCCAGCGGACCCGACAGATGATTCATCAATAGCACGATCTAGTCACCAAGTTAAAGACCTCAGATTAGTATTAAAGCACAAGGAGAAGGTTAAAAAAACTCATGACCGCCGTGGGAGTCGCGAAGAGCGCGAATCCCGATCGCGAAATGACGAGCCGAGGGACCGCGGGAAAAGTCATCGAGAGCGGAGCAGAGACAAGGGCCGCAGTAACAGTCATTCTAAGGACAGAAAATCGGAATCCGTGTACTCGCACTCGCGTAGACGAAGCAGGAGTCGCGGGCGTGAATATCACAGAGCTAGGAGCAATGAGAGAAGGTTTAGGGACAGGAGCAACGACAGAAGATCGACTCGTAGCAGAGAACGTCGGTATTCAAACGGAAGGAGTCGGAGTGAAGATAAAGGACGCGATAGATCTTCTAGGGGTCGCAGTCGTAGCAAAGAGAGAaa agaaAGAAtagaaatagataaaaaaaaattattagaaattgcCAGAAAAAATGCAATTAATATGATAAAACGCGGAGCACTTCCGTTAGCGCAGCAGGACAAAGCAATAGCTGCTATTCAAGCTGGTGGAAAATCTGTTGATGAACTTattg ATTTTTGTAAGTCGCTGTCCAAGTCAGAAGCGCTTGGAGAACTATCAAGTGTTTCGTCCGATGACGGTGCTAGTGAGACAGAGAAAGGTTTTCATCatccatttttattaaaagaacgacctaattcaataataatgaatatcaGAGACTCGAAGCAGTTGCCTACTAAAACCTTCCAAGAAAGAACGACGGAGTCTTCTACTCAACTGCGATTACAGTTTCCGGTATCGAGTGGTCAGCAGCACAGAAAAACTG aaaatgaGTGGATAGACGTAACACCAGCACCGGCGGTTAAGAAACCCGAGCCTAAAAAGCCTTTCATATCAGCCTCAGTTCAAGTCCAAACGCCGGCATTTACGATAATACCACCAGTTAATGCTCCTCAAGTACCAGCACCAATCGCTCAAGCTCTAGTTCCAGTTCCAGTTCCAGCACCAGTACCAGTACCAGCACCAGTACCAGCTGTTACCGCAACTAGTCTTGTTCCAGTTGCTCCGATTCAAACGCCGCTTGCTATAATGTCTGCACCCGTAGAAATGCCGACAGCTGCACAACCGATGTCACAATCAGTACCCACTAATTCTGTTTTTCCTCAAGCTCTTTCTGAG aACATTGATATCGGGACGATTGTTTCCCAGCGTTTAGCTGCTATGAGAAAACTCAAAGAAAATCCGAATGACGTCCAAGCGCTCAATGAAATCTATCAGGCACAAAATGAA ATGAAAACATGGGCAGAGAGCAAACAGATGCCAGGTCAGTTTACTGGTAGCACTGGAGTAAAAGTTCTCTCAGCAGCAGAATTAACTTCAGGCTATCAAACTTGGGCTCGCAAG